The following are encoded in a window of Carassius auratus strain Wakin chromosome 6, ASM336829v1, whole genome shotgun sequence genomic DNA:
- the fmnl2b gene encoding formin-like protein 2 isoform X4, with the protein MGNAESMDAHLTDFRARGSKPPKLPMPDPAELEERFAIALNSMNLPPDKVRLLRQYDNEKKWELICDQERFQVKNPPHTYIQKLRSFLDPAATRKKFRRRVQESTQVLRELEISLRTNHIGWVREFLNEENKGLDVLVEYLSFAQYAVTFDGDVTESTTGETSVETPWSRSIEDLHGDSNLPSPVSGCSIPRSTRHSIRSNTLPSRRTLKNSRLVCKKDDVHVCIMCLRAIMNYQYGFNMVMSHPHAVNEIALSLNNKNPRTKALVLELLAAVCLVRGGHEIILAAFDHFKEVCSESQRFEKLMEHFKNEDNNIDFMVACMQFINIVVHSVEDMNFRVHLQYDFTKLALDDYLERLKHTESDKLKVQIQAYLDNLFDVGTLLEDAETKNAALERVEELEENLSHMNDKLLETENEAMSKIVELEKQLMQKNKELDAVRAVYRDTSSQVHTLRRIVREKDETIQRQSTLEKKIHELERRGSLQIQVRGEGDGEGDVSPLPSPPQPMALSPCPDAMALAGACAGASYSSGSTSQTGTLRAMVTPPPPPPPPPPVASSSVPNGPSAALAPPPLLPPPPPPPPPPPPPPPGHSIEISAPLPPPPPPCAPPLPGSGTPTVIFNSGLTAVKIKKPIKTKFRMPVFNWVALKPNQINGTVFNEIDDERILEDLNVDEFEEMFKTKAQGPAVDMTMQKQKAPQKGPNKVSLLEANRAKNLAITLRKAGKSPEEICKAIQTFDLRTVPVDFVECLMRFMPTESEVKMLRQYERERRPMDGLTDEDRFMMLFSKIERLPQRMTIMAFMGNFSDSLQMLTPQLHAIIAASVSIKSSQKLKKILEIILALGNYMNSSKRGAVYGFKLQSLDLLLETKSTDRKQTLLHYIANVVKEKYPVVCVFYNELHYIEKAAAVSLENVLLDVKELQRGMDLTRREYSMHGHNSLLKDFIHHNEAKLKKLLDDARIAQDAFDEAVKFFGESPKTMPPSMFFPVFVRFIKSYRQADEENEQKKRQEQLMMEKLLEQEAMMEEHENQQSPSHKGKRQQQGLIAELRKRQGKDSRHVYEGKDGAIEDIITVLKTVPFTARSAKRGSRFFCDPALSEDFHY; encoded by the exons aACTCTATGAACCTTCCTCCGGATAAAGTGAGGCTCCTTAGACAGtatgacaatgaaaaaaaatgggAGCTGATATGTGATCAG GAACGATTCCAAGTGAAGAATCCTCCCCATACGTACATCCAGAAGCTCAGAAGCTTTCTGGACCCTGCCGCCACCAGGAAG AAATTTAGAAGGCGAGTTCAAGAGTCAACTCAGGTGCTCAGAGAGCTGGAGATATCTCTTAGGACCAATCACATCGG GTGGGTGAGAGAATTTCTCAATGAGGAAAATAAAGGGCTTGATGTTCTTGTGGAGTACCTGTCTTTTGCCCAGTATGCTGTCAC GTTTGATGGAGATGTAACAGAGAGCACCACAGGTGAGACTTCTGTAGAGACCCCTTGGAGCAGGTCTATAGAAGATCTCCATGGCGACAGCAATCTACCATCACCGGTCAGCGGCTGCAGCATACCACGATCCACACGGCACTCCATTAG gtctaaTACTTTGCCCAGTCGCAGAACTCTGAAGAATTCACGTCTAGTGTGTAAAAAAGATGACGTTCATGTCTGCATCATGTGTCTCAGAGCTATTATGAACTACCAG TATGGCTTCAACATGGTTATGTCGCATCCCCATGCTGTAAATGAAATTGCTCTGAGCCTTAACAACAAAAACCCCAG GACCAAAGCACTGGTTTTGGAGCTGTTGGCTGCTGTGTGTTTGGTCAGAGGAGGACACGAGATCATCCTGGCTGCTTTTGACCATTTCAAAGAG GTCTGTTCAGAATCCCAAAGATTTGAGAAATTGATGGAACACTTCAAAAATGAAGACAACAATATTGATTTCATG GTGGCGTGCATGCAGTTCATCAATATTGTGGTGCACTCAGTAGAGGACATGAACTTCAGAGTTCATCTCCAGTATGACTTCACTAAGCTCGCTTTGGATGACTATCTGGAG AGGCTGAAGCACACTGAAAGTGATAAACTCAAAGTGCAAATCCAGGCTTACTTAGATAACCTGTTTGACGTGGGGACGCTTCTAGAGGACGCAGAGACCAAAAACGCTGCCTTGGAACGTGTGGAGGAACTGGAAGAGAATCTCTCccat ATGAATGACAAACTCTTAGAAACAGAGAATGAGGCCATGTCTAAAATCGTGGAACTTGAGAAGCAGTTGATGCAGAAGAACAAAGAGTTGGATGCCGTTCGG GCTGTGTACCGGGACACCAGCTCACAAGTTCACACACTTCGCCGGATAGTTCGTGAGAAGGATGAGACCATTCAGAGGCAGTCCACTCTGGAGAAGAAGATCCATGAGCTTGAGCGCCGAGGCAGTCTCCAGATCCAGGTGAGGGGCGAGGGAGATGGGGAAGGAGACGTGTCTCCGCTGCCGTCACCTCCTCAACCAATGGCTCTTTCCCCTTGCCCTGATGCCATGGCTCTGGCTGGAGCCTGTGCTGGAGCATCGTACAGCTCTGGCAGCACATCCCAGACTGGCACTCTTCGAGCAATGGTCACAccacctcctcctccccctccaccACCTCCAGTGGCAAGTTCCTCTG TTCCTAACGGGCCATCGGCAGCTCTCGCTCCTCCACCACTGCTGccgcctcctcctccacctcctcctcctcccccaccTCCACCTCCTGGGCACTCTATTGAGATCTCTGCTCCTTTACCCCCACCTCCTCCTCCTTGTGCTCCTCCTCTCCCAGGAAGCGGCACGCCAACTGTCATATTCAATTCTGGCTTGACAG CTGTGAAAATTAAAAAGCCAATCAAAACCAAGTTCCGCATGCCAGTGTTCAATTGGGTGGCTCTGAAACCAAATCAGATCAATGGCACCGTCTTCAATGAAATCGATGATGAGAGGATCTTAGAG gatttaaATGTGGATGAGTTTGAAGAAATGTTCAAGACCAAAGCCCAGGGCCCTGCCGTCGACATGACGATGCAAAAGCAGAAGGCTCCTCAGAAGGGTCCCAATAAAGTGTCACTACTGGAGGCCAACAGGGCTAAAAATCTTGCCATCACTCTCCGCAAGGCAGGGAAGAGCCCAGAGGAGATCTGCAAAGCTATCCAGAC GTTCGATCTACGTACAGTGCCTGTGGATTTCGTGGAGTGTTTGATGCGGTTCATGCCAACTGAAAGTGAGGTGAAGATGCTCCGCCAGTATGAGCGGGAGCGAAGGCCGATGGACGGGCTCACTGATGAGGACCGGTTCATGATGCTCTTCAGTAAGATTGAAAGGCTGCCACAGCGGATGACCATCATGGCCTTCATGGGCAACTTTAGCGATAGCCTGCAGATGCTCACACCG CAACTGCATGCTATCATAGCAGCATCTGTATCCATAAAATCATCACAGAAATTAAAGAAAATCCTTGAG ATAATTTTGGCACTTGGGAACTACATGAACAGTAGTAAGAGAGGAGCTGTTTATGGCTTCAAACTTCAGAGCTTGGATTTG CTGTTGGAGACCAAGTCCACAGACAGGAAGCAGACACTTTTGCACTACATAGCCAATGTGGTGAAGGAGAAATATCCTGTTGTATGTGTTTTTTACAATGAGCTGCATTACATTGAGAAAGCTGCTGCAG TCTCACTAGAGAATGTTCTCCTGGATGTGAAGGAGCTACAGAGAGGTATGGATCTGACCAGAAGAGAGTACAGCATGCATGGCCACAACTCCCTGCTCAAAGACTTCATCCATCACAACGAGGCCAAACTGAAGAAACTCCTGGATGATGCTAGGATTGCACAG GATGCCTTTGACGAAGCTGTCAAATTCTTTGGGGAGAGCCCCAAGACCATGCCACCCTCTATGTTCTTCCCTGTGTTTGTTCGCTTCATCAAGTCCTATAGG CAAGCGGATGAAGAGAACGAGCAGAAGAAGAGGCAAGAGCAGCTGATGATGGAGAAACTTCTGGAACAGGAGGCCATGATGGAGGAGCACGAGAATCAACAG TCCCCATCTCACAAGGGCAAGCGGCAGCAGCAGGGGCTGATTGCTGAGTTAAGGAAGAGACAAGGCAAAGATAGCCGCCACGTCTATGAAGGCAAAGATGGAGCCATTGAGGACATCATTACAG TGCTGAAGACCGTCCCCTTTACCGCACGGTCAGCCAAACGTGGCTCGCGGTTCTTCTGTGACCCCGCCCTCTCCGAGGACTTCCATTACTAA